From one Solanum stenotomum isolate F172 chromosome 12, ASM1918654v1, whole genome shotgun sequence genomic stretch:
- the LOC125847839 gene encoding pentatricopeptide repeat-containing protein At3g26782, mitochondrial produces MKKTNLGSLSYFSTNPNVATFFNRYLDKSDVFSWNSIIADLARSGDAIEALRAFSSMRKLSLKPNRSTFPCAVKSCSSLFDLTSGKQTHQQALIFGYDTDLFVSSALIDMYSKCGQLADARKLFDQIPQKNVVSWTSMITGYVQNDLPHEAILLFKELLADQAGEVVFLDSVAMVSVLSACSRLSGKTLTQGLHGFVTKRGFNEDVGVGNTFIDAYAKCGEVDLSRKMFDIMPDKDIISWNSMIAVYAQHGLSAQAMEIFRSLAWDREVDYNAVTLSALLLACAHSGALQAGKCIHDQVIKMNLEDNVYVSTSMIDMYCKCGRLRMARNAFNRMKEKNVKSWSALIAGYGMHGRAKEALQVFYEMNSAGVKPNYITFVSVLAACSHAGLLDEGWSWFKAMEPRFCIQPGVEHYACMVDLLGRAGFLTKAYNLLKEMKVTPDFVIWGSLLAACRMHKNVELGEISASNLFELDPTNSGYYVLLSNIYADAGRWEDVEKMRILMKNRGLSKPPGFSLLELKGRVHVFLVGDREHPQHEKVYAYLEELSVKLQMAGYAPNMTSDLHDVEDEEKGLTLRVHSEKLAVAFGVMNSVPGSTIQVIKNLRICGDCHTTIKLISKIVNREIVVRDAKRFHHFKDGSCSCGDYW; encoded by the exons ATGAAGAAGACTAATTTGGGTTCACTCTCCTACTTCTCTACAAATCCCAACGTCGCCACCTTCTTCAATAGATACTTAGACAAATCTGATGTGTTCTCGTGGAACTCTATCATTGCGGACTTGGCTCGGAGCGGTGACGCCATCGAAGCCCTTCGAGCTTTCTCTTCCATGCGAAAGCTCTCTCTCAAACCTAACCGTTCTACCTTCCCATGCGCCGTCAAATCCTGTTCCTCCCTTTTCGATCTTACTTCCGGTAAGCAGACCCACCAACAAGCTCTCATCTTTGGTTATGACACCGACCTTTTTGTATCCTCCGCCCTCATTGATATGTACTCCAAATGTGGCCAACTTGCTGATGCAAGAAAGCTGTTTGATCAAATTCCTCAAAAGAATGTTGTTTCATGGACCTCCATGATAACTGGCTACGTCCAAAATGACCTCCCTCATGAAGCAATCTTGCTTTTCAAAGAGCTATTGGCAGATCAGGCAGGAGAAGTAGTTTTTCTTGACTCAGTTGCCATGGTTTCCGTGCTCTCCGCTTGTTCTCGTCTTTCAGGGAAGACCCTTACCCAAGGGCTACATGGCTTTGTCACCAAAAGGGGATTCAATGAAGACGTGGGAGTTGGTAATACATTCATTGATGCCTACGCTAAATGTGGTGAGGTTGATTTGTCTCGGAAGATGTTCGACATTATGCCTGACAAGGACATCATTTCATGGAATTCTATGATTGCAGTTTATGCCCAGCACGGACTTTCAGCTCAGGCAATGGAAATTTTTCGTTCCCTGGCATGGGATAGAGAGGTTGACTACAATGCTGTCACCTTGTCAGCTTTGCTGTTGGCTTGTGCTCATTCAGGAGCTCTTCAGGCTGGCAAGTGCATACATGATCAG GTTATAAAGATGAACCTAGAGGATAACGTATATGTGAGCACATCCATGATTGACATGTACTGCAAATGTGGGAGATTAAGGATGGCAAGGAATGCCTTCAATAGAATGAAGGAAAAGAATGTGAAATCATGGTCTGCCTTGATTGCAGGTTATGGAATGCACGGGAGAGCTAAGGAAGCCCTTCAAGTATTTTACGAGATGAACTCAGCTGGGGTAAAACCAAACTACATTACTTTTGTCTCTGTCCTAGCAGCTTGTAGCCACGCTGGGTTGCTGGATGAAGGATGGTCTTGGTTTAAGGCTATGGAACCTAGATTTTGCATACAACCAGGAGTGGAGCATTATGCTTGTATGGTTGATCTTCTTGGACGTGCTGGTTTCCTTACCAAGGCATATAATTTGCTAAAAGAAATGAAGGTGACGCCTGACTTTGTCATTTGGGGTTCTCTTCTAGCTGCATGCAGGATGCACAAGAATGTCGAGCTTGGGGAGATTTCTGCTAGTAACTTGTTTGAGTTAGACCCAACAAACTCTGGGTATTATGTTTTGCTCTCAAACATATATGCCGATGCTGGAAGGTGGGAAGATGTAGAGAAGATGAGGATACTTATGAAAAATCGTGGATTAAGTAAACCTCCTGGGTTCAGCCTGCTTGAACTCAAAGGCAGGGTTCATGTATTTCTGGTTGGTGATAGAGAACACCCGCAACATGAGAAGGTTTATGCTTATTTGGAAGAGTTATCTGTAAAGCTGCAGATGGCTGGGTATGCACCCAACATGACATCTGATCTTCATGATGTTGAGGATGAAGAGAAAGGACTGACATTGCGAGTTCATAGTGAGAAGCTTGCTGTTGCTTTTGGGGTCATGAATTCTGTACCTGGTAGTACCATTCAGGTGATTAAGAATCTAAGGATATGCGGAGACTGTCATACAACAATTAAGCTAATCTCCAAGATTGTTAATAGGGAAATTGTAGTCAGAGATGCAAAGAGATTTCACCATTTCAAGGATGGCTCATGCTCATGTGGGGACTATTGGTGA